The Cannabis sativa cultivar Pink pepper isolate KNU-18-1 chromosome 8, ASM2916894v1, whole genome shotgun sequence genomic interval accttttgtgtttatattttacaaatatttttaggattaatttcacaaatgcacaaaaaaaaaaaaaacaaaaatacggtttcacgaaattttaaacatttttacgatttttttgattttatttacataaaatacggtctttttatgttgaaattttattcatttgttgttaattttttgttatatgtatgttattttttgttgtttttttgttgttattttgatgttattttgatgttattttgatgttacttttatgttgttttcttgttaattttatgttgttttcgtgttattttttagaaaactgtaaaaatgtaaaaaaatattatttaaacgttaaaatgtaaatattttacaaaaaaataatgccttatataattattctatatttttatcTATAATCGCTTCATTATGGAATCGACAGCTTAATTTATACAATTGTTGCCGCTAAAAGTCACATTGAGCCTTAGAAAATAGATTTAGATAATGTTTTGGTGCCAACGGACTCTTGTCTTTTTATAAATAGATAGATTTATAAATTCTCATCTATCGTTTTTAtccatatataattatttttattttatttgattctcTTTTTTAGctttatttgatttttaatcCCATGCTCATTGGCGGcagttttcaaataatttttttttaaattagtttcttaattaattaggagagaaataaataatttggtaatattattaaaatgcgttaaatttgttcaaaatcacactaaataacaaaatgataatggtttttttttccttttgaaagCTATATAATAAAGgtttcaaaaaaacaaaaataacagcctagtaataataataatttacgttttctctcaaaaataaataaataataatttacatttaattcAATGAAATAAATGTCAATTAGGGCAAATGTGTAACGATAAACACCTATGATCCAGACCAAATTTGGAGTAATGTCAGCTCATTATACTTAATCTTTCTTTTTGAAATTTCAGAATTTCTTTTAgaggaaattttgaaatttcagACAGATCTGTTGTTTAGTATTATAAATtagaaaaaggaaaattattttacacACTCAACTCGAGTCAGTTCTTCTTCCCTAAATTCGCACTATTAGGGTTTCTGCGAATCTTAGCCATGAAAGCTTCGGTCAAGTTCCGTGACGATCAGAAGCCGCTCTTAAGAGCCAAAATCCCACTCAACATATTGGGGTTTCCTTTTCAATCCGGCATTGTCGCTGGCGATTCAAAGGAGCTCACCCTTAATCTCGGCACTTTCTTTGAATCTGGACCGTCCGTCAGAATCTCTTATCGTCCAAACGACACGTGGAATCCTTTCTCCCTCGTCGTCAAGACCGGAACTGGAGCCTTTGGTTCTCCAATTTCAAGTTCGATGATGATGAGTGCAGAGTTTAATTTACTAGGTCGTGGAAACCCAAGGTTCATGCTTCATTTCAAACCGGCTTTGGGGGATTTCTCTTTAAAGAAGACTCATTCTTCAGTCTTCGACAGCTTGGTGAAGCCCCAAACTGGCGTTGTTGGGCTTAAAAGCGATGAATCTTCGTCGAAAGACGTAGGCGAGACACCTGCGATGATCGGCTCGTTTCCCGGAAAGAAAATCTCTGTACTGTCATCGGGAACTCCGTTGACTAGCTCCATCGCCGGTCTGTTGGGCGGCATGGAAGTGACAGCGAATACGTCCATGCCTGTTCGTGGACGAGCCGTCGTGAATTTTCGGTGGGGCGTTAGGGCTCCATCAGAGATTAGAAGTGGAGCCAATCTAACGGCTGGGATTTCATTTCAGAAAATTCCTTTCCTGGTGATGAACAAGATCGGGATCGAACACGTGGGGAGTCCTGATTCAACGACGGTTACTACTAAGAACAAGTCCGAGAATTCTGATGTGGCAGAAGCTTGTTTCAATGTGAAGCGACAGCTGGAGTTGATCCACGCTGAGAATGGGTTACTGAGGAAAGCCGTGGAGGAACTCCGGCAAGATATTTCCGGCGACGGGAGGGCTTATTCTTATCCGGCAGGTAATGTAGATAGGCGAAGCAATGAGAAGAAAGGTTCAGATTTTAATGGGTATCAGGGAATGTCAACAGAGGCAGTCGCGAGTGAGGAGTTAAAGAAGGCATTAAAGGGTGCTTGAAATTGAAATACTTGGTTTGAACTTCTTGTAATGGATAATGTTTCACTGTAAATTTTTGCAGAGTAATAAGAGTGGCTTAGCAGAGTGAGATCATCATCAAAATAGGGCTGAATTCGATCCAACCCAATGGTTTTCTTTCatgataattataatatattagacCTATTTCTCTTTATATATGTTGGGTTCTTTCTTACAAAATATTTGAAGCATGCTTTTTAGGAtactaatttgaaaattaggaAAACATTTGATTTGAAATACATGTTTATGTTTTATATAGGTGTGGATTCttacatataaaaatattgtaaaacTTGGGAAAAAGAAACGGAATTTCGGCAAGAGTAAACTGGTGTGCTTTTGAGGTTCTCTCAAAGAAGGCATTAAAGGGGGCTTTGAAATATTTGGTTTGAACTTTATAATTATTCTATCTCACGATACGCTTCTCTTGTAATGGGTAATTCTTCACTGTAACTTTTCTAGAGTAATAAAAGTATGGCTTTACAAGGTGGTCATCATCAATAGGGTTGAATCCGACCTTCACAGCAAGCAGAGGTTTATTAAGTAGGATTGATTCTTTTTACATTACCCAGAATTAAAATATTTTGGCCCTAAAGAAACCAAAAAGCTATCtagcaattatttttcaatctttgttttgtttataAGAGTTTCTGTCACTGGAATACGACACTTTCCTTCACATTACTCCTTTGTAACTATCTTTTTTTGACATAGTGAAGGGTGCTCTGTTTTATCTTTTACGAATTTTTGCTTGCAAGGTAATTATATGTTAGAAAATATTTTGTGTTGTTtgcataatatttatttatcatcatTCTTTTGCAGCAACACAAATGGGCATTTGATCTACCTATctcatcatttttttaaaatattaaaatagttTATGTTTGAAGGTCAAATGTTTTTGTGTgaaatttatttctatttcttccAGTACCTTATCACTGGTTTTTAAATTATAGCTGGAACTCTTCCTAATATTTGTTTAGTTCAGCTTTCATCAACTGTACTACTAGTTACTGGATTTTGGGCCTTTTGCGGTACATACTCACCTTTGAACCATTTGTTGAAGTGAATTGACTTGTGAAGATATAATGCATTAGGAAGGAAGACTAATGGTGCAAAAAGAGGAGTGcataaagttaatatttgaaaaatgacTAGTGTTCAAGAAATATGCTGAAGAGATCAAGTGTTACTGATATGACTTATGAGAGCAAACCAACTTCAATAGTGAAAGTTTACCGCTATGCATTTTTTGTTTTCACATTTTctcttataaaatat includes:
- the LOC115701003 gene encoding uncharacterized protein LOC115701003, which translates into the protein MKASVKFRDDQKPLLRAKIPLNILGFPFQSGIVAGDSKELTLNLGTFFESGPSVRISYRPNDTWNPFSLVVKTGTGAFGSPISSSMMMSAEFNLLGRGNPRFMLHFKPALGDFSLKKTHSSVFDSLVKPQTGVVGLKSDESSSKDVGETPAMIGSFPGKKISVLSSGTPLTSSIAGLLGGMEVTANTSMPVRGRAVVNFRWGVRAPSEIRSGANLTAGISFQKIPFLVMNKIGIEHVGSPDSTTVTTKNKSENSDVAEACFNVKRQLELIHAENGLLRKAVEELRQDISGDGRAYSYPAGNVDRRSNEKKGSDFNGYQGMSTEAVASEELKKALKGA